The Desulfuromonas versatilis genome has a segment encoding these proteins:
- a CDS encoding DUF4388 domain-containing protein produces MILLPRGNPVKEQIDPGKVNLPSALQKLQAGKFTGYLRFDASSGTGIIIFQQGKLVSALVEEGKDRLIAYDALARIFDLAFSGGTTLDIYRLSPELAVSIHALLHGEVLYRGQELKLIDIRMLLGKFKEERLTGCLRIYTQEHIALIFYRDGSPLGFFHDGSTEIETTADTSMSVARQPGAKVDVLTTRVSADRPLADLMQSADIAGLWQKAREKVLQARQSREEEASRVLEQKEKERRQRILALFHKLGQQHLGKIGGSLVEKEFEKKVAGQGPVSEKALDEFFAGLGKSAKLVAGPSAINNMLEEMKKGLKGLLGG; encoded by the coding sequence ATGATCCTTCTGCCGCGAGGCAATCCCGTCAAGGAACAGATCGATCCCGGCAAGGTCAACCTCCCCTCGGCTCTGCAGAAGCTGCAGGCCGGGAAATTCACCGGTTACCTGCGTTTTGACGCCTCCTCGGGGACGGGGATCATCATCTTCCAGCAGGGCAAACTGGTCAGCGCCCTGGTCGAGGAGGGAAAAGACCGCCTGATCGCCTACGATGCGCTGGCGCGGATCTTCGACCTGGCTTTTTCCGGGGGAACCACTCTGGACATCTACCGGCTCTCCCCGGAACTGGCGGTCAGCATTCACGCCCTGCTCCACGGCGAGGTGCTCTACCGGGGCCAGGAGCTGAAGCTGATCGACATCCGCATGTTGCTGGGCAAGTTCAAGGAAGAGCGGCTGACCGGCTGCCTGCGGATCTACACCCAGGAGCATATCGCGCTGATCTTCTACCGCGACGGCTCGCCCCTGGGATTTTTTCACGACGGGTCCACCGAAATCGAAACCACCGCGGACACCTCCATGTCTGTGGCCCGTCAGCCCGGGGCCAAGGTCGATGTGCTGACCACGCGGGTGTCGGCCGACCGGCCCCTGGCCGACCTGATGCAGTCGGCCGACATTGCCGGGCTGTGGCAGAAGGCCAGGGAAAAGGTTCTGCAGGCGCGCCAATCACGGGAGGAGGAGGCCAGCCGGGTTCTCGAGCAGAAGGAAAAGGAACGCCGGCAGCGCATCCTCGCCCTGTTTCACAAGCTCGGCCAGCAGCACCTGGGGAAGATTGGCGGTTCGCTGGTGGAAAAGGAGTTCGAGAAAAAGGTCGCCGGGCAGGGGCCGGTGTCGGAGAAGGCCCTGGATGAGTTTTTTGCCGGCCTGGGCAAATCCGCCAAGCTGGTTGCCGGCCCCTCGGCGATCAACAACATGCTCGAGGAGATGAAAAAAGGCCTCAAGGGGCTGCTGGGCGGGTAA
- a CDS encoding Rne/Rng family ribonuclease: MSKKMLINATHPEENRVAIVEDGILSELDIEVGGKEQTKGNIYKAVVVRVEPGLQAAFVDYGAERLGFLQMGELHPAFFKVEKEESKGRPRINDLLRRGQELLVQIVKEERGTKGAALTTYLSLPGRYMVLMPETDTKGISRKIEEEPQRKKLKEAMRSLDLPQNMGYIVRTAGIGQTPEELKRDFDYLTRVYGKIRALSKQVKAPALVYKESNLVIRSIRDYFSSDMDEVLVDDPKVFQEAKEFFQEVMPEFARLVKLHQERRPIFSRYQIEEQIETISKNKVPLPSGGSIVLDSTEALVAVDVNSGKMAGEQGVEATAFKTNMEAAAEVARQLRLRDLGGLIVIDFIDMRDRKHIREVEKCLKDALKNDKARVTVGRISSQFSLLEMSRQRIKSTLAAGSYLSCPHCEGTGKVKSPEAQSVAFLRKVQAGIAKGQIGRVEGDIPLEVATYLLNNKRGELVEMERQHRLAIHITGRTDLLAGQVELTFIRREDLEEEAEELHEAIVATPGAHFEAPAPETAAELAEQAEEAEEAGETEEESGEGGKKKRRRRRRKKKGEAPPVVAEDAEAEEAAAAGPSVPAAEAQVPGEPQPAATATAAADVEHPAGETEEVKKKRRRRRKKKPAAPAEAAAAAGPQPAEPVEPAGTGAPAPAAAAKTEPAQVEAKVEAPAAAAAEPPAEKPAEAAPATAQPSAPPADAQPEAAAPAPQEPAAAVAAPAEAPVVKEEKKAKPARPRSRARKPKSDAEEAPAAPAATAPAASEEPGVKSTVAPSPQPAAAAENTPEAPAAPAKASPKPRKRAPRKKAEPVQAEKVEAAKKEALPTMQPAPSAEAPAKPAAKAPAAAKPKPRTRKTAASSTKAAAAEAAGTEAEAAKPAPKKRAPRKKPAAAAKEEPQKTE; encoded by the coding sequence ATGTCGAAAAAAATGTTGATCAATGCCACCCATCCCGAGGAGAACCGGGTGGCCATCGTCGAGGACGGCATCCTCTCCGAACTCGACATCGAGGTCGGCGGCAAGGAACAGACCAAGGGGAACATCTACAAGGCGGTGGTAGTCCGGGTCGAGCCGGGGCTGCAGGCCGCTTTTGTCGATTACGGGGCCGAACGGCTCGGCTTTCTGCAGATGGGCGAACTGCACCCGGCCTTCTTCAAAGTCGAGAAGGAAGAGTCCAAGGGACGGCCGCGCATCAACGACCTGCTGCGCCGCGGCCAGGAGCTGCTGGTGCAGATCGTCAAGGAGGAGCGCGGCACCAAGGGTGCGGCACTGACCACCTACCTGTCTCTGCCCGGGCGCTACATGGTGCTGATGCCCGAAACCGACACCAAGGGGATTTCGCGCAAGATCGAGGAGGAGCCGCAGCGCAAGAAGCTCAAGGAGGCGATGCGCTCCCTCGACCTGCCCCAGAACATGGGATACATCGTGCGCACCGCCGGCATCGGCCAGACCCCGGAGGAGCTCAAGCGCGACTTCGACTACCTGACCCGCGTCTACGGGAAGATCCGCGCCCTGAGCAAGCAGGTCAAGGCCCCCGCCCTGGTCTACAAGGAATCCAACCTGGTCATCCGCTCCATCCGCGACTACTTTTCCTCCGACATGGACGAGGTCCTGGTGGACGACCCCAAGGTCTTCCAGGAGGCCAAGGAGTTCTTTCAGGAAGTCATGCCCGAGTTCGCGCGCCTGGTCAAGCTGCACCAGGAGCGGCGGCCGATCTTCTCCCGCTACCAGATCGAAGAGCAGATCGAAACCATCAGCAAGAACAAGGTCCCCCTCCCCTCCGGCGGCTCGATCGTGCTCGACTCCACCGAAGCCCTGGTTGCCGTGGACGTCAACAGCGGCAAGATGGCCGGCGAGCAGGGGGTGGAGGCGACCGCCTTCAAGACCAACATGGAAGCTGCGGCGGAGGTTGCCCGGCAACTTCGCCTGCGTGACCTGGGCGGTTTGATCGTCATCGACTTCATCGACATGCGCGACCGCAAACACATCCGCGAGGTGGAAAAATGCCTCAAGGACGCCCTCAAGAATGACAAGGCCCGGGTTACCGTGGGCCGCATCAGCAGCCAGTTCAGCCTGCTCGAGATGAGCCGGCAGCGAATCAAATCCACCCTCGCCGCCGGATCCTATCTGAGTTGCCCCCACTGCGAGGGGACCGGCAAGGTCAAGAGCCCCGAGGCCCAATCCGTCGCCTTCCTGCGCAAGGTCCAGGCCGGCATCGCCAAGGGCCAGATCGGTAGGGTCGAGGGGGACATACCCCTGGAAGTCGCCACCTACCTGCTCAACAACAAGCGTGGCGAACTCGTCGAAATGGAGCGGCAGCATCGCCTGGCGATCCACATCACGGGCCGCACGGACCTGCTGGCCGGCCAGGTCGAACTGACCTTCATCCGTCGCGAAGACCTTGAGGAGGAAGCCGAAGAGCTCCACGAGGCGATCGTCGCCACCCCCGGCGCCCACTTCGAGGCACCGGCACCTGAAACCGCGGCGGAATTGGCGGAGCAGGCCGAGGAGGCCGAGGAGGCCGGCGAAACCGAGGAAGAATCGGGCGAAGGCGGCAAGAAGAAGCGCCGGCGGCGCCGCCGCAAGAAGAAGGGCGAGGCACCGCCGGTTGTCGCGGAAGACGCCGAGGCGGAAGAGGCTGCAGCAGCAGGGCCCTCCGTGCCAGCCGCGGAAGCGCAGGTTCCCGGCGAGCCTCAGCCGGCCGCAACCGCAACCGCAGCCGCCGATGTGGAGCATCCGGCCGGCGAGACCGAGGAGGTCAAAAAGAAACGGCGCCGCCGCAGAAAGAAAAAACCGGCCGCTCCGGCGGAAGCTGCCGCAGCCGCAGGGCCGCAGCCCGCGGAACCCGTAGAACCCGCCGGGACCGGCGCGCCCGCACCTGCAGCGGCGGCCAAGACGGAACCCGCACAGGTCGAAGCCAAGGTGGAAGCGCCCGCCGCGGCAGCAGCCGAACCGCCGGCGGAGAAACCGGCAGAGGCGGCGCCCGCGACAGCGCAACCGTCCGCGCCTCCCGCCGACGCCCAACCGGAAGCGGCGGCCCCGGCGCCCCAGGAACCGGCCGCAGCTGTGGCCGCCCCGGCCGAGGCACCGGTGGTCAAGGAGGAAAAAAAGGCCAAACCGGCCCGCCCCCGCAGCCGGGCGCGCAAGCCCAAAAGCGATGCCGAAGAGGCGCCTGCCGCACCCGCCGCGACGGCGCCCGCCGCCAGCGAGGAGCCGGGGGTAAAATCCACCGTTGCGCCGTCCCCGCAGCCTGCAGCCGCGGCGGAGAATACCCCGGAGGCCCCGGCCGCGCCTGCCAAGGCGAGCCCCAAGCCGCGCAAGCGGGCCCCCAGGAAAAAGGCTGAGCCTGTCCAGGCCGAAAAGGTCGAAGCCGCCAAGAAAGAGGCGTTGCCGACCATGCAGCCGGCCCCTTCCGCCGAAGCGCCAGCCAAGCCTGCGGCGAAGGCACCTGCAGCCGCCAAGCCCAAGCCGCGGACCCGCAAGACGGCGGCATCCAGCACCAAGGCTGCCGCCGCCGAAGCTGCCGGCACCGAAGCCGAGGCGGCCAAGCCGGCCCCCAAAAAGCGCGCCCCCCGCAAGAAACCGGCGGCGGCCGCCAAGGAAGAACCACAGAAAACCGAATAA
- a CDS encoding response regulator has translation MKFRAIVLEDDEGCRELLTVILRQRGYEVLSFADPTVCPIFSEPMNACPHEDACGDILVSDNHMPRLSGIEFVEAQTLRGCKGIIQNKAIISANWSQEEREKAERLGCRIFSKPFDIDEICNWLEEREKQIPPSRKLASFNDPAEPGSE, from the coding sequence ATGAAATTCAGAGCAATCGTTCTGGAAGATGACGAGGGTTGCCGGGAGCTGCTCACGGTCATTCTTCGCCAACGGGGCTACGAAGTCCTGAGCTTTGCCGACCCGACGGTCTGCCCGATTTTTTCCGAACCGATGAACGCCTGTCCCCACGAGGACGCCTGCGGTGATATCCTGGTTTCCGACAATCACATGCCGCGGCTGTCGGGAATCGAGTTCGTCGAGGCGCAGACCCTCCGCGGCTGCAAGGGCATCATTCAGAACAAGGCGATCATTTCGGCCAACTGGAGCCAGGAAGAGCGCGAAAAGGCCGAACGGTTGGGGTGCAGGATCTTCAGCAAACCCTTCGATATCGATGAAATCTGCAACTGGCTGGAGGAGCGGGAAAAGCAGATCCCCCCATCGAGAAAACTTGCCAGCTTCAACGACCCGGCGGAGCCCGGCTCCGAATAA
- the nadC gene encoding carboxylating nicotinate-nucleotide diphosphorylase yields MFEIERIIRTALQEDIGHGDVTTMATVEKGTSARAQLVAKEDFVLSGIDVARQVFLFLDETIAFEKLIEDGQRVGRGEVLAWIKGEAATLLQGERVALNLLQRMSGIATLTAQFVEAVKGTGATIVDTRKTTPGLRVLEKFSVRVGGGTNHRTSLYDGVLIKENHIAAAGGIATAVSRARARVPHTLKIEVETQNLDEVGEALEAGADIILLDNMSLEQMREAVKLIDGRALAEASGGVNLKTVRGIAETGVNLISVGALTHSFRAVDISMLFQ; encoded by the coding sequence ATGTTCGAAATCGAGCGGATCATCCGCACCGCGCTTCAGGAGGACATCGGGCACGGCGACGTCACCACCATGGCAACGGTGGAAAAAGGGACCTCCGCCCGGGCCCAACTGGTGGCCAAAGAGGACTTTGTCCTGTCGGGAATCGATGTTGCCCGGCAGGTTTTTCTTTTTCTGGACGAGACGATCGCCTTCGAGAAGCTCATCGAGGACGGTCAGCGGGTCGGCCGGGGCGAGGTGCTGGCCTGGATCAAGGGAGAGGCCGCCACGTTGCTGCAGGGCGAGCGCGTCGCCCTGAACCTGCTGCAGCGCATGAGCGGCATCGCCACCCTGACCGCCCAGTTCGTCGAGGCGGTGAAGGGGACGGGCGCCACCATCGTCGACACCCGCAAAACCACCCCCGGCCTGCGGGTGCTGGAGAAGTTCTCGGTGCGGGTCGGCGGCGGCACCAACCACCGCACTTCGCTCTATGATGGAGTGCTGATCAAGGAGAACCACATCGCCGCCGCCGGCGGCATCGCCACCGCCGTCTCCCGCGCCCGCGCCCGGGTTCCCCACACCCTCAAGATCGAGGTGGAGACCCAGAACCTGGATGAAGTGGGCGAGGCGCTCGAAGCCGGCGCCGACATCATCCTGCTCGACAACATGAGCCTCGAACAGATGCGCGAGGCGGTCAAGCTCATCGACGGCCGCGCCCTCGCCGAAGCCTCGGGCGGCGTCAACCTGAAGACGGTCAGGGGGATTGCCGAGACCGGGGTCAACCTGATCTCCGTCGGCGCGCTGACCCATTCCTTCAGGGCCGTCGACATCTCCATGTTGTTCCAGTAG
- a CDS encoding biotin--[acetyl-CoA-carboxylase] ligase, which translates to MSGKGSQEEILRLFRRKGGDYLSGEEISQGLGVSRTAVWKHIRQLRDQGYTIEAVPSKGYRLAEAPDRLLPAEIQAGLETQRIGREVVYFEETDSTNLRAHELGAGGYPDGTVIIADRQSAGKGRLGRRWASPEGVNLYTSVLLRPDILPFMAPQLTFLSAVAVARAIGEASGLQPRVKWPNDVLLSGKKVAGLLNEMHAETEGIHYVILGIGVNLNMRPEQFPGDLRYPATSVAIEKGSTVSRTGFARCLYREIDRLYERYLAEGVAPIIREWEGLCDLVGRQVEVDCQQRIIRGLVTGLDEDGALLVRTAEGTEERILAGDVRPMKGE; encoded by the coding sequence ATGAGCGGCAAAGGCTCTCAGGAAGAGATCCTGCGGCTGTTCCGCCGCAAGGGGGGCGACTACCTCTCGGGCGAGGAGATCAGCCAGGGGTTGGGGGTTTCGCGCACCGCGGTCTGGAAGCACATCCGCCAGCTGCGCGACCAGGGCTACACCATCGAGGCGGTCCCCTCCAAGGGCTACCGGCTTGCCGAGGCGCCCGACCGGCTGCTCCCCGCGGAGATCCAGGCCGGCCTGGAGACGCAGCGGATCGGCCGCGAGGTGGTCTATTTCGAAGAGACCGACTCGACCAACCTGCGCGCCCATGAGCTGGGTGCCGGCGGATACCCCGACGGGACGGTGATCATCGCCGACCGGCAGAGCGCCGGCAAGGGCCGCCTGGGGCGCCGATGGGCCTCGCCCGAAGGGGTCAACCTCTACACCTCGGTGCTGCTGCGCCCTGACATCCTGCCCTTCATGGCGCCGCAGCTTACCTTTCTTTCCGCGGTGGCGGTGGCCAGGGCCATCGGGGAGGCCAGCGGGCTACAGCCCCGGGTCAAGTGGCCCAACGACGTGCTGCTGAGCGGAAAAAAGGTGGCCGGGCTGCTCAACGAAATGCACGCCGAGACCGAGGGGATTCACTACGTGATCCTCGGCATCGGCGTCAATCTCAATATGCGCCCCGAGCAGTTTCCCGGGGACCTGCGCTATCCCGCCACCTCGGTGGCCATCGAAAAAGGCTCGACGGTCTCGCGCACCGGCTTCGCCCGCTGTCTTTACCGCGAGATCGACCGCCTCTACGAGCGCTACCTGGCCGAGGGGGTCGCCCCCATCATTCGCGAGTGGGAAGGGCTCTGCGACCTGGTCGGCCGCCAGGTCGAGGTCGACTGCCAGCAGCGCATCATCCGCGGCCTGGTCACCGGCCTCGATGAAGACGGCGCCCTGCTGGTGCGCACCGCCGAGGGGACCGAAGAAAGAATCCTCGCCGGGGATGTAAGACCAATGAAAGGCGAGTGA
- a CDS encoding ABC-F family ATP-binding cassette domain-containing protein: MLQLKDIVKDFGGRTLFGGVNWHIRPGDRIGLCGENGAGKTTLLRMLAGQVSPDGGEVQVARGTTFGYLPQDGLEHRGRSLFEEVRSAFAELLQTEAALARLEAAIAEKHRAEDMDRYATLQEAFRQGGGYTMETEIGKVLRGLGFAESDWERPCEHFSGGWQMRIALARLLLQRPNLLLLDEPTNHLDLPARDWLEEYLSAYPFAVVLVSHDRFFLDQVVNRIVEVWNGSLTEYPGNYSRYLDERDRRVSALFEAKQRQDEEIAKTEAFINRFRYQANKASLVQSRIKQLEKIERIQVPPQRRKIAFRFPEPPKGGRLALELKGVEQGYGELTVLSGVDLAVEKGERIALVGANGAGKSTLMRMLAGVEAPRGGVREEGHNLRLAYFAQDQARVLNPERTVLEEITAAAPFDMVPRVRDILGSFLFSGDDVQKKVAVLSGGERNRLALAILLLRPANLLLLDEPTNHLDLASKDVLLSALKTYQGTLVFVSHDRYFVDALSTRVLEVAGGAVESYFGNYEDFLRSKAARGDTSHSEQRVEQAAVAVPAALSDERQERQLSYEERKEAKKLEKRRQKELSEVEQAIEDFESELAELEQTMADPELYQDQERWREISARHGKLQERIAGLYERWEELQLPESA, translated from the coding sequence ATGCTGCAACTCAAGGACATCGTCAAGGATTTCGGCGGCCGCACCCTGTTCGGCGGCGTCAACTGGCACATCCGCCCGGGGGACCGCATCGGTCTGTGCGGCGAGAACGGCGCCGGCAAGACCACCCTGCTGCGGATGCTGGCCGGGCAGGTCTCCCCCGATGGCGGCGAGGTGCAGGTCGCCCGGGGAACCACCTTCGGCTACCTGCCCCAGGACGGCCTCGAGCACCGCGGCCGCTCGCTGTTCGAGGAGGTGCGCTCGGCCTTCGCCGAACTGCTGCAGACCGAGGCGGCGCTGGCCCGGCTCGAAGCCGCCATCGCCGAAAAACACCGCGCCGAGGACATGGACCGCTACGCGACCCTGCAGGAAGCCTTCCGGCAGGGCGGCGGCTACACCATGGAGACCGAGATCGGCAAGGTATTGCGCGGGCTGGGGTTCGCCGAGTCGGACTGGGAGCGGCCCTGCGAGCATTTCTCCGGCGGCTGGCAGATGCGCATCGCCCTGGCCCGGCTGCTGCTGCAGCGCCCCAACCTGCTGCTGCTCGACGAACCGACCAACCACCTGGACCTGCCGGCCCGCGACTGGCTCGAGGAGTACCTTTCGGCCTACCCCTTCGCCGTGGTGCTGGTCTCCCATGACCGCTTCTTCCTCGACCAGGTGGTCAACCGCATCGTCGAGGTCTGGAACGGCTCCCTGACCGAATACCCGGGTAACTACAGCCGCTACCTCGATGAGCGCGACCGGCGCGTCTCCGCCCTGTTCGAGGCCAAGCAGCGCCAGGACGAGGAGATCGCCAAGACCGAGGCCTTCATCAACCGTTTCCGCTACCAGGCCAACAAAGCCTCCCTGGTGCAGAGCCGGATCAAGCAGCTGGAGAAGATCGAACGCATCCAGGTGCCCCCGCAGCGCAGGAAAATCGCCTTTCGCTTCCCCGAGCCGCCCAAGGGGGGCAGGCTGGCCCTCGAACTCAAGGGGGTCGAGCAGGGCTACGGTGAGCTGACCGTGCTCAGCGGTGTCGATTTGGCCGTCGAGAAGGGCGAGCGCATCGCCCTGGTGGGGGCCAACGGCGCCGGCAAGTCGACCCTGATGCGCATGCTCGCCGGGGTGGAGGCGCCGCGCGGCGGGGTGCGCGAGGAAGGGCACAACCTCAGGCTCGCCTACTTCGCCCAGGACCAGGCGCGGGTTCTCAACCCGGAGCGGACCGTGCTCGAGGAGATCACCGCCGCCGCCCCCTTCGACATGGTGCCCCGGGTGCGGGACATCCTCGGCTCCTTCCTTTTCTCGGGCGACGATGTACAGAAAAAGGTCGCGGTCCTCTCCGGGGGCGAGCGCAACCGGCTGGCGCTGGCGATCCTGCTGCTGCGCCCGGCCAACCTGCTGCTGCTCGACGAGCCGACCAACCATCTCGACCTGGCCTCCAAGGATGTGCTGCTCAGCGCCCTGAAAACCTACCAGGGGACCCTGGTGTTCGTCTCCCACGATCGCTACTTCGTCGACGCCCTGTCCACCCGGGTGCTCGAGGTCGCCGGGGGCGCCGTCGAATCCTATTTCGGCAACTACGAGGACTTCCTGCGCAGCAAAGCGGCCCGGGGCGATACCAGCCACAGCGAACAGCGGGTGGAGCAGGCGGCGGTCGCGGTCCCGGCCGCGCTCAGCGACGAGCGGCAGGAGCGGCAGCTCTCCTACGAGGAGCGCAAGGAAGCCAAAAAGCTCGAAAAACGCCGGCAGAAAGAGCTTTCTGAGGTGGAGCAGGCCATCGAGGACTTCGAATCCGAGCTCGCCGAACTGGAGCAGACCATGGCCGACCCGGAGCTGTACCAGGACCAGGAGCGCTGGCGGGAGATCTCGGCCCGCCACGGCAAGCTGCAGGAGCGGATCGCCGGGCTCTACGAGCGCTGGGAGGAGCTGCAGCTGCCCGAGTCGGCCTAG
- a CDS encoding ParA family protein → MTGDCPFVITVASEKGGVGKTTIATNLAVYLKALREDLPVTIASFDNHFSVDNMFAIGGHRGSSVAGLFAGSPAGRLACLGEYGVQFLASDRQLTPPDEDSGHLAAALARSDLPGVLILDTRPIIDYFTRNALAAADLVLVPVKDRASLVNAASLQQALLGLGRDPARLWLIPSLIDGRLKLREDLGMAEFLSFSATERGYQVLETCISKSPKVEGLATSFSSRIYPVLTHARSTQVHRQFRQLADFVLARFDAVDRPLARTCRGGGDDTSLPAGRLRRLVRECPVCGRPSGGQEGYFFQDLRSRRKGFFHRECLDDLLAETEAAPLLPERGMLVFATDEEGQDGTCIAFRLHLLDEAGEEIACELLRVRAEGDWARLWQGATGRLPEELYRDHLTLMVGESEPAGLLADPGFGRFAAARRQALRTVLGKGGER, encoded by the coding sequence ATGACCGGGGACTGTCCTTTCGTCATCACCGTGGCCAGCGAGAAGGGGGGCGTGGGCAAGACCACCATCGCCACTAACCTCGCCGTCTATCTCAAGGCCCTGCGTGAGGACCTGCCGGTCACCATCGCCTCTTTCGACAATCACTTCAGCGTCGACAACATGTTCGCCATCGGCGGCCACCGGGGCAGCTCGGTGGCCGGATTGTTCGCCGGCAGCCCGGCGGGCCGGCTCGCCTGCCTGGGCGAATACGGGGTGCAGTTTCTCGCCTCCGACCGCCAGCTCACCCCGCCGGACGAGGACTCGGGCCACCTGGCTGCGGCCCTGGCACGCTCTGATCTCCCCGGGGTCCTCATCCTCGACACCCGACCCATCATCGACTACTTCACCCGCAATGCCCTGGCCGCCGCCGACCTGGTGCTGGTCCCGGTCAAGGACCGCGCCTCGCTGGTCAACGCCGCCTCGCTGCAGCAGGCCCTGCTCGGGCTCGGCCGCGACCCGGCCCGGCTGTGGCTGATCCCGAGCCTGATCGATGGCCGGCTGAAGCTGCGCGAAGACCTCGGCATGGCCGAGTTTCTGAGCTTTTCGGCCACCGAGCGTGGCTACCAGGTGCTGGAGACCTGCATCTCGAAGAGCCCCAAGGTCGAGGGCCTGGCGACCAGTTTCAGCAGCCGCATCTACCCGGTGCTGACCCACGCCCGCTCCACCCAGGTGCACCGGCAGTTCCGGCAACTGGCCGATTTCGTCCTGGCGCGTTTTGATGCCGTCGATCGCCCGCTGGCTCGAACCTGCCGCGGCGGCGGGGACGATACCTCCCTTCCCGCCGGCCGGCTGCGGCGCCTGGTGCGCGAATGCCCGGTCTGCGGCCGCCCCTCCGGGGGGCAGGAAGGGTATTTCTTCCAGGACCTGCGCAGCCGCCGCAAGGGGTTCTTCCACCGGGAATGCCTGGACGATCTGCTCGCCGAAACCGAGGCCGCCCCCCTGCTCCCCGAGCGGGGCATGCTGGTGTTCGCCACCGATGAAGAAGGCCAGGACGGCACCTGCATCGCCTTCCGCCTGCACCTGCTCGACGAGGCGGGGGAGGAGATCGCCTGCGAGCTGCTGCGGGTCCGCGCCGAGGGCGACTGGGCCAGGCTTTGGCAGGGGGCTACCGGGCGCCTGCCCGAGGAACTGTACCGCGATCACCTTACCCTGATGGTCGGCGAAAGCGAGCCGGCCGGGCTGCTGGCCGACCCGGGCTTCGGCCGCTTCGCCGCTGCCCGCAGACAGGCGCTGCGCACGGTGCTGGGGAAGGGCGGGGAGCGGTGA
- a CDS encoding TorD/DmsD family molecular chaperone, with product MLTPFERKMIYAFLASLFHYPDQQTVEAVETLEEKTLQEIFPGLSNPEVPPLEELQSAYTGQFINRLGGVPAPPYGSVYLEKEARVLGQSTLAVAGLYHSAGLSLEHTSEPADYLPTELEFLYYLTEGEEQAREQDNISTARRWVASQADFFGNFFHPWVVPFCRRLADDEQAHPFYLWAAELLRRFTDLEKQRLGQVAK from the coding sequence ATGCTCACGCCCTTCGAACGCAAAATGATCTACGCCTTTCTGGCGTCCCTGTTCCACTATCCGGACCAGCAGACCGTCGAGGCCGTGGAAACCCTGGAGGAAAAAACCCTGCAGGAGATCTTCCCCGGGCTCTCCAACCCCGAGGTCCCACCGCTGGAGGAGTTGCAGAGCGCCTACACCGGGCAGTTCATCAACCGCCTCGGCGGGGTTCCCGCCCCGCCCTACGGCTCGGTCTACCTGGAAAAAGAAGCCAGGGTGCTGGGGCAGTCGACCCTGGCGGTCGCGGGTCTCTATCACAGCGCCGGCCTGAGCCTGGAGCACACCAGCGAGCCGGCCGACTACCTGCCGACGGAGCTCGAGTTCCTCTACTATCTCACCGAGGGCGAGGAGCAGGCCCGCGAGCAGGACAATATCTCCACCGCCCGCCGCTGGGTCGCCAGCCAGGCCGATTTCTTCGGCAATTTCTTCCACCCCTGGGTGGTCCCCTTTTGCCGGAGGCTGGCCGACGACGAGCAGGCCCACCCCTTCTACCTCTGGGCGGCCGAGCTGCTGCGCCGCTTCACCGACCTGGAAAAACAGCGCCTGGGGCAGGTGGCGAAATAA
- a CDS encoding OmpA/MotB family protein, translating into MRPLSLLISLLAAAALVSGCVAKSTYQQKVDEATVLAGKLQNLQSDFAKLQEQAADLETRNRNLGLQVDELTERNTGLQQDLARARADIERLEKVLSARSAEAGAAMADMRQAIDRLEEQNRELANEVERERIAREARIAQMKSTYDELVNQMESEIQRGEITISELQGKLTVNMVERILFDSGKADIKSDGLKVLRRVGDILKNVQDKEIRVEGHTDNVPISSRLKETFPSNWELSTARATNVVRFLREQVAIPGERLSSCGYGEFRPVADNTTPEGRAQNRRIQIVLVPLESKPEAQ; encoded by the coding sequence GTGCGCCCACTGTCCCTGCTTATTTCCCTGCTGGCCGCCGCAGCCCTGGTCAGCGGCTGCGTCGCCAAATCAACCTACCAGCAAAAGGTGGACGAGGCCACCGTTCTGGCCGGCAAGCTGCAGAACCTGCAGAGCGACTTCGCGAAGCTCCAGGAGCAGGCGGCCGATCTGGAAACCCGCAACCGGAACCTCGGCCTGCAGGTCGACGAGCTGACCGAACGCAATACCGGCCTGCAGCAGGATCTGGCCCGGGCCCGCGCGGACATCGAACGGCTGGAGAAGGTGCTTTCGGCCCGCAGCGCCGAGGCCGGGGCGGCCATGGCCGACATGCGCCAGGCCATCGACCGGCTCGAGGAGCAGAACCGCGAACTGGCCAACGAGGTCGAGCGGGAACGGATCGCCCGCGAGGCGCGCATCGCCCAGATGAAAAGCACCTACGACGAGCTGGTCAACCAGATGGAGTCGGAAATCCAGCGCGGCGAGATCACCATTTCCGAGCTGCAGGGCAAGCTCACCGTCAACATGGTGGAGCGGATCCTGTTCGATTCGGGCAAGGCCGACATCAAGAGCGACGGGCTCAAGGTTCTGCGCCGGGTCGGCGACATTCTCAAAAACGTGCAGGACAAGGAGATCCGCGTCGAGGGGCACACGGACAACGTCCCCATCAGCTCGCGGCTGAAGGAAACCTTCCCCAGCAACTGGGAGCTCTCCACGGCGCGCGCCACCAACGTGGTGCGCTTTCTCAGGGAGCAGGTCGCCATCCCCGGCGAGCGCCTCTCCTCCTGCGGTTACGGCGAGTTCCGGCCGGTCGCCGACAACACCACCCCCGAAGGGCGGGCGCAGAACCGGCGCATCCAGATCGTGCTGGTGCCCCTGGAGAGCAAACCGGAGGCCCAGTAG